A section of the Petrimonas sulfuriphila genome encodes:
- a CDS encoding response regulator transcription factor, producing the protein MKLNCWIVDDEPLALELLDSYVQKTPFLNSTGKYSSAIQAMNNMPNERIDVIFLDIQMPEVNGMEFARFLDKNTRIIFTTAFSEYALDGYKVNALDYLLKPFSYSEFLSASKKALEWFEMKAASEEKGESEVSGIFVRSDYKLVHVLFDDILLVEGLKDYIKIFTGKDPKPILTLMSMKSMEDELPATRFIRVHRSFIVNRDKIVRVEKNRIIIGKHEIPIGETYRKAFMEEINGK; encoded by the coding sequence ATGAAACTGAATTGCTGGATAGTTGACGATGAGCCTCTGGCATTGGAATTACTTGATTCTTATGTGCAGAAAACACCTTTTTTAAACTCGACCGGCAAATACTCCAGTGCCATACAGGCGATGAACAATATGCCCAACGAGCGCATAGATGTGATTTTTCTCGACATTCAAATGCCTGAAGTGAACGGCATGGAATTTGCGCGGTTCCTGGATAAAAACACTCGTATTATTTTCACTACCGCTTTCAGCGAATATGCTCTGGATGGGTACAAGGTCAATGCTTTGGATTATCTACTGAAACCTTTCTCATACTCCGAATTTTTAAGTGCTTCGAAAAAGGCATTGGAATGGTTTGAAATGAAAGCCGCTTCGGAGGAGAAGGGAGAATCTGAAGTTTCGGGAATTTTCGTCCGCTCCGACTATAAGCTGGTGCATGTCCTTTTTGATGACATCCTATTGGTTGAGGGGTTGAAAGATTATATTAAAATTTTCACCGGTAAAGATCCCAAGCCCATCCTTACGCTCATGAGTATGAAATCGATGGAAGATGAATTGCCAGCTACACGGTTTATTCGCGTACATCGGTCGTTTATCGTGAATCGCGATAAGATTGTCCGGGTAGAAAAAAACCGCATTATCATCGGAAAGCACGAAATCCCTATCGGTGAAACTTACCGCAAAGCGTTTATGGAAGAAATTAATGGGAAGTAA